A section of the Oncorhynchus nerka isolate Pitt River linkage group LG3, Oner_Uvic_2.0, whole genome shotgun sequence genome encodes:
- the LOC115111709 gene encoding A-kinase anchor protein 17A-like isoform X1 yields MMTTIVHDTTEAVCLCQEYNLFLKPIAKMTVSVALPQLKLPGKSISNWEVMERLKAMVAPEQFSALRISKSTMDFIRFEGEVENRGVVKILLAKLDGKSIKLSGFTDILKVRAVENKMDFPTRYDWDSFFRDAKDMNDTVPGERPDTIHLEGLPCRWFILPDGPPDRPSETALQAVFQGFGPVRHVDIPMLDPYREETLDKNFNTFTFGGHLNFEAYVQYQDYDGFAKAMDTLRGMKLMYKGEDGKAVACNIKVTFDTSKHLSDVALKRRQQERLRIQELERQREEQKRSEKEEGERKEEERKHKKVEEEEKVQRKVERIRKREQKLREREEKRNIKKVKRRQEVEQKKLQLKIATEERRLLLAQRNLESIRLMAELLGRAKALKQQQQEKDRAEREEQEKEELVRQQEELARQKQLEACRREQEAELRRVELEKGRALDLQRRERELRERLVSNLLKKAGGKGENQTSTTQPSALTMPRGESSDLGKTARALGVNGVRPRGEESPRATVRSHVTEKQIGEREERRGEWEERRGGREDREGGMEERRGYGLRSREVRERSRSHSRGRKWYSRRRSGSRKIRSSSRKSDSQRRRSSDSRRRRSGSSKKKRSYSRGRSGSCIHRRRSHHGRGCSSRSTSRDWSRSSSGRSHSRGKRTHRHRDSRHRSSSSSSRSRERSSEKDRSKEKERSGDRSSDRDRDSRKHSSSYSRRH; encoded by the exons ATGATGACCACCATCGTCCATGACaccactgaggcggtgtgtctGTGTCAGGAGTACAACCTGTTCTTGAAACCCATCGCCAAGATGACG GTGAGTGTGGCACTGCCCCAGCTGAAGCTGCCTGGGAAGAGCATCTCTAACTGGGAGGTGATGGAGAGGTTGAAGGCCATGGTAGCTCCTGAGCAGTTCTCTGCCCTCAG GATCTCTAAGAGCACCATGGACTTCATCCGTTTTGAGGGCGAAGTGGAGAACAGAGGGGTGGTGAAGATCCTGCTGGCCAAACTGGATGGGAAGAGCATCAAACTCAGCGGCTTCACTGACATACTCAAG GTGCGTGCGGTAGAGAATAAGATGGACTTCCCGACACGTTATGATTGGGACTCGTTCTTCCGTGACGCCAAGGACATGAACGATACTGTTCCAGGAGAGAGGCCAGACACCATCCACCTGGAGGGCCTGCCCTGTCGCTGGTTTATCCTGCCTGACGGACCACCCGACCGGCCCTCCGAGACTGCCCTGCAGGCTGTCTTCCAG GGTTTTGGTCCGGTGCGTCACGTGGACATCCCCATGCTGGACCCGTACAGAGAGGAGACTCTCGATAAGAACTTCAACACCTTCACCTTCGGTGGCCATCTTAACTTTGAGGCGTATGTCCAGTACCAGGATTACGATGGCTTCGCCAAGGCCATGGACACACTGAGAGGCATGAAGCTCATGTACAAAGGAGAGGACGGCAAGGCTGTGGCCTGCAACATCAAG GTGACCTTTGACACCAGTAAGCACCTGAGTGACGTGGCTCTGAAGAGACGCCAGCAGGAACGACTGAGAATACAGgagctggagagacagagggaggagcagAAACGCAgcgagaaggaggagggggaacgcaaggaggaggagag GAAACACAaaaaggtggaggaggaggaaaaggtgcAGAGGAAAGTGGAGAGGATACGGAAACGAGAGCagaagctgagagagagggaagagaagaggaacatAAAGAAGGTGAAGAGGAGGCAGGAGGTGGAGCAGAAGAAGTTGCAGTTGAAGATCGCGACGGAGGAGAGAAGGCTGTTGTTGGCTCAGCGGAACCTGGAGTCTATACGCCTTATGGCTGAACTACTGGGCAGGGCCAAG GCTCtgaaacagcagcagcaggagaaagaCAGAGCGGAAAGAGAGGAGCAAGAGAAGGAGGAGTTAGTCAGGCAACAGGAGGAGTTAGCCCGGCAGAAGCAGCTCGAGGCCTGCAGGCGGGAGCAGGAGGCGGAGCTGAGACGTGTGGAGTTAGAGAAGGGGCGTGCCTTGGATCTgcagcgcagagagagagagctgagggagAGACTGGTTAGTAACCTGCTGAAGAAGgctggaggaaagggagagaaccAGACCTCCACCACCCAGCCCTCTGCCCTGACCATGCCCAGGGGAGAGAGCTCCGACCTGGGGAAGACGGCCAGGGCCCTGGGGGTGAACGGGGTTAGaccaaggggagaggagagccccAGAGCTACCGTACGATCACACGTCACTGAGAaacagataggagagagggaggagaggcgaggagaatgggaggagaggcgagggggcagagaggacagggaaggaggcatggaggagagaagaggttaTGGGTTGAGAAGCAGAGAGGTAAGGGAGAGGAGTCGGTCCCACAGCCGGGGCAGGAAGTGGTACAGCCGGAGACGCAGCGGTAGCAGGAAAATAAGAAGCTCTAGTAGAAAGAGTGATAGTCAGAGGAGAAGGAGTAGTGATAGCAGACGGAGGAGAAGTGGTAGTTCTAAGAAGAAGAGAAGCTATAGCAGGGGGAGGAGTGGTAGTTGTATCCACAGGAGACGCAGTCACCATGGACGGGGCTGCAGCAGCAGGAGCACAAGCCGTGATTGGAGCAGAAGCTCTAGTGGGAGGAGCCACAGCAGAGGGAAGAGGACACATAGACATAGAGACAGCAGGCACAGATCTAGTAGCAGCAGCTctaggagtagagagaggagcagcgagaaagacaggagcaaggagaaggagaggagtggagacaggAGCAGCGATAGAGACCGGGACTCCAGGAAGCATAGTAGTAGTTATTCCAGACGACACTAA
- the LOC115111709 gene encoding A-kinase anchor protein 17A-like isoform X2, with the protein MRRSSVHQLCVSQRHGGLNSSDQRTDFHLSIARVSWPKISKSTMDFIRFEGEVENRGVVKILLAKLDGKSIKLSGFTDILKVRAVENKMDFPTRYDWDSFFRDAKDMNDTVPGERPDTIHLEGLPCRWFILPDGPPDRPSETALQAVFQGFGPVRHVDIPMLDPYREETLDKNFNTFTFGGHLNFEAYVQYQDYDGFAKAMDTLRGMKLMYKGEDGKAVACNIKVTFDTSKHLSDVALKRRQQERLRIQELERQREEQKRSEKEEGERKEEERKHKKVEEEEKVQRKVERIRKREQKLREREEKRNIKKVKRRQEVEQKKLQLKIATEERRLLLAQRNLESIRLMAELLGRAKALKQQQQEKDRAEREEQEKEELVRQQEELARQKQLEACRREQEAELRRVELEKGRALDLQRRERELRERLVSNLLKKAGGKGENQTSTTQPSALTMPRGESSDLGKTARALGVNGVRPRGEESPRATVRSHVTEKQIGEREERRGEWEERRGGREDREGGMEERRGYGLRSREVRERSRSHSRGRKWYSRRRSGSRKIRSSSRKSDSQRRRSSDSRRRRSGSSKKKRSYSRGRSGSCIHRRRSHHGRGCSSRSTSRDWSRSSSGRSHSRGKRTHRHRDSRHRSSSSSSRSRERSSEKDRSKEKERSGDRSSDRDRDSRKHSSSYSRRH; encoded by the exons atgcggagatcatctgtccaccaactctgcgtctcacaaagacatggcgggttgaactcctcagaccaaaggacagatttccacctgtccattgctcgtgtttcttggcccaa GATCTCTAAGAGCACCATGGACTTCATCCGTTTTGAGGGCGAAGTGGAGAACAGAGGGGTGGTGAAGATCCTGCTGGCCAAACTGGATGGGAAGAGCATCAAACTCAGCGGCTTCACTGACATACTCAAG GTGCGTGCGGTAGAGAATAAGATGGACTTCCCGACACGTTATGATTGGGACTCGTTCTTCCGTGACGCCAAGGACATGAACGATACTGTTCCAGGAGAGAGGCCAGACACCATCCACCTGGAGGGCCTGCCCTGTCGCTGGTTTATCCTGCCTGACGGACCACCCGACCGGCCCTCCGAGACTGCCCTGCAGGCTGTCTTCCAG GGTTTTGGTCCGGTGCGTCACGTGGACATCCCCATGCTGGACCCGTACAGAGAGGAGACTCTCGATAAGAACTTCAACACCTTCACCTTCGGTGGCCATCTTAACTTTGAGGCGTATGTCCAGTACCAGGATTACGATGGCTTCGCCAAGGCCATGGACACACTGAGAGGCATGAAGCTCATGTACAAAGGAGAGGACGGCAAGGCTGTGGCCTGCAACATCAAG GTGACCTTTGACACCAGTAAGCACCTGAGTGACGTGGCTCTGAAGAGACGCCAGCAGGAACGACTGAGAATACAGgagctggagagacagagggaggagcagAAACGCAgcgagaaggaggagggggaacgcaaggaggaggagag GAAACACAaaaaggtggaggaggaggaaaaggtgcAGAGGAAAGTGGAGAGGATACGGAAACGAGAGCagaagctgagagagagggaagagaagaggaacatAAAGAAGGTGAAGAGGAGGCAGGAGGTGGAGCAGAAGAAGTTGCAGTTGAAGATCGCGACGGAGGAGAGAAGGCTGTTGTTGGCTCAGCGGAACCTGGAGTCTATACGCCTTATGGCTGAACTACTGGGCAGGGCCAAG GCTCtgaaacagcagcagcaggagaaagaCAGAGCGGAAAGAGAGGAGCAAGAGAAGGAGGAGTTAGTCAGGCAACAGGAGGAGTTAGCCCGGCAGAAGCAGCTCGAGGCCTGCAGGCGGGAGCAGGAGGCGGAGCTGAGACGTGTGGAGTTAGAGAAGGGGCGTGCCTTGGATCTgcagcgcagagagagagagctgagggagAGACTGGTTAGTAACCTGCTGAAGAAGgctggaggaaagggagagaaccAGACCTCCACCACCCAGCCCTCTGCCCTGACCATGCCCAGGGGAGAGAGCTCCGACCTGGGGAAGACGGCCAGGGCCCTGGGGGTGAACGGGGTTAGaccaaggggagaggagagccccAGAGCTACCGTACGATCACACGTCACTGAGAaacagataggagagagggaggagaggcgaggagaatgggaggagaggcgagggggcagagaggacagggaaggaggcatggaggagagaagaggttaTGGGTTGAGAAGCAGAGAGGTAAGGGAGAGGAGTCGGTCCCACAGCCGGGGCAGGAAGTGGTACAGCCGGAGACGCAGCGGTAGCAGGAAAATAAGAAGCTCTAGTAGAAAGAGTGATAGTCAGAGGAGAAGGAGTAGTGATAGCAGACGGAGGAGAAGTGGTAGTTCTAAGAAGAAGAGAAGCTATAGCAGGGGGAGGAGTGGTAGTTGTATCCACAGGAGACGCAGTCACCATGGACGGGGCTGCAGCAGCAGGAGCACAAGCCGTGATTGGAGCAGAAGCTCTAGTGGGAGGAGCCACAGCAGAGGGAAGAGGACACATAGACATAGAGACAGCAGGCACAGATCTAGTAGCAGCAGCTctaggagtagagagaggagcagcgagaaagacaggagcaaggagaaggagaggagtggagacaggAGCAGCGATAGAGACCGGGACTCCAGGAAGCATAGTAGTAGTTATTCCAGACGACACTAA